The following are encoded in a window of Halorarum salinum genomic DNA:
- the solA gene encoding N-methyl-L-tryptophan oxidase has translation MDETDERYDVVVVGVGGMGSATAFHLADRGHDVLGLERYDVPHARGSSHGITRIIRRAYYEHPSYIPLVERAYDLWDDLAERTGRPVIHRTGSVDAGPQGDVVFEGSRRSCEEHDIPHEVLTGAEVNDRFPGYDLPAEYRALYQPDGGFVVPEQAIIGHVRAAQAAGAEIRARESVRDWAETPDGGVRVWTDRGTYVADGLVLAAGAWNAKLADALDGLAVPERQVLAWFQPETPALFDPDAFPVWNLATPEGRFYGLPVYDVPGFKLGKYHHLGEGVDPDDHETEPSRADELLLRDFAGKYFPEGAGPTMRLATCMFTNSPDEHFVLDTLPEHPQVAVGAGFSGHGFKFASVVGEVLADLAVDGESEHPIDMFGLDRFE, from the coding sequence ATGGACGAGACGGACGAGCGGTACGACGTCGTCGTCGTCGGCGTGGGGGGGATGGGGAGCGCGACGGCGTTCCACCTCGCCGACCGGGGCCACGACGTGCTGGGGCTCGAACGCTACGACGTCCCGCACGCGCGCGGCTCCTCGCACGGCATCACGCGCATCATCCGCCGGGCCTACTACGAGCACCCCTCCTACATCCCGCTCGTCGAGCGGGCCTACGACCTCTGGGACGACCTCGCCGAGCGGACCGGCCGACCCGTCATCCACCGGACCGGCTCCGTCGACGCCGGGCCGCAGGGGGACGTGGTCTTCGAGGGGTCGCGCCGCTCCTGCGAGGAGCACGACATCCCCCACGAGGTGCTGACGGGCGCGGAGGTGAACGACCGGTTCCCCGGCTACGATCTCCCGGCGGAGTACCGGGCGCTCTACCAGCCCGACGGCGGGTTCGTCGTCCCCGAGCAGGCGATAATCGGCCACGTCCGGGCCGCCCAGGCCGCCGGCGCGGAGATCAGGGCGCGCGAGTCGGTGCGCGACTGGGCGGAGACGCCCGACGGCGGCGTCCGGGTCTGGACGGACCGGGGGACGTACGTCGCCGACGGCCTCGTGCTCGCCGCGGGCGCGTGGAACGCGAAACTGGCGGACGCGCTGGACGGGCTCGCGGTCCCCGAACGGCAGGTGCTCGCGTGGTTCCAGCCTGAGACGCCGGCGCTGTTCGACCCCGACGCCTTCCCCGTCTGGAACCTCGCGACGCCCGAGGGACGGTTCTACGGGCTCCCCGTCTACGACGTCCCCGGGTTCAAACTCGGGAAGTACCACCACCTCGGCGAGGGGGTCGACCCGGACGACCACGAGACGGAGCCGTCGCGGGCGGACGAACTCCTCCTGCGCGACTTCGCGGGGAAGTACTTCCCCGAGGGGGCCGGCCCGACGATGCGGCTGGCCACGTGCATGTTCACGAACTCCCCCGACGAGCACTTCGTCCTCGACACCCTCCCGGAGCACCCGCAGGTCGCCGTCGGCGCGGGCTTCTCGGGACACGGCTTCAAGTTCGCCAGCGTCGTCGGCGAGGTGCTCGCCGATCTCGCCGTCGACGGGGAGAGCGAGCACCCGATCGACATGTTCGGGCTCGATCGGTTCGAGTAG